The following is a genomic window from Cyanobacteriota bacterium.
TATCAAGACTTGGGCAGCTTAGGGGTAAAAAGCTAGCGATTGTATTACTATCGATATTTCAGCTTTAAGTACGTATTCATCGATGTCAAAATCAGTGTAACCATATTGGCCAGAATCACTGATAGGGAATTGATGCAGATACCATAGATTAACCACAGAAGAACCCCTAGGTTAAAGGTGACTAACATAGTGAGGGAAAGATCCTTAGCCGATTTTGCTCGCCACGTCTTGAGGAACTGTGGCAAGAAGGCACTTGTAGTCAAGGTTCCTGCTATCAACCCTAGGAGTTCGATTGACTTCATAAGCCCTCTTGGTTCATCCTCACCTCGGCACTATGTACTCAGTCACCCAGTTTCGCATCAACGCATTCACCTGTGCAGGCACTTCATCATGGGGACAGTGCCCAGCCTGAAGAAAATGCTCTGTCAGCGCCGTATAGTGCTCTCTAAATTTTGCACTCCGTTCTCTTGCACGAATCCAGGGATCACCTTCGCCCCAAATCAACAGCAATGGGCAGGTCATCTGGCTCAGCAACACATCAACCGGTTCACCGCGTTGGCCTTTGAAAATTGACGCAAACACCTGTGCTGCACCGGGGTCGCAGGAGGGACGATAAATAGCCTCTACTAGCTCATCGGTTACAGCTTCGTGGTCTAGATAAACTTTGTACAGAGTCTTGCGAATTGTGGCGGGGTTGCGCAGGTACTGGAACAATAGGAAACTGCCCCACGGTTGAGTCAATACCCAACGAGCAACATTCATCACTAACTGCTGTATAGGATTTGGGCGTGTGGGAACCCCTACATCAGTGAAGGGGCCAGCGCTATTCAGCAGAATCAACCCTAGAACTGACTGGGGACGCTGTGCTGCCACGCATAATGAAGCATAACCACCCAGGGAATTGCCTGCTAAGACAGCCGGTTGTCCGATTACGTTGGTGATAAAGTCATGCAACTGATCGCGCCATAGGTCGCCACTATAGTCCCAATCTGGCTTGGCAGAGCGCCCAAACCCTAGCAAGTCGATCGCCCACACCTCAAATTCCTCTTGCAATT
Proteins encoded in this region:
- a CDS encoding alpha/beta fold hydrolase, which gives rise to MQVTPSPLVGTYWQWQGQSIYYVRAGDRQSHRPPLLLVHGFGASTDHWKKNIAELQEEFEVWAIDLLGFGRSAKPDWDYSGDLWRDQLHDFITNVIGQPAVLAGNSLGGYASLCVAAQRPQSVLGLILLNSAGPFTDVGVPTRPNPIQQLVMNVARWVLTQPWGSFLLFQYLRNPATIRKTLYKVYLDHEAVTDELVEAIYRPSCDPGAAQVFASIFKGQRGEPVDVLLSQMTCPLLLIWGEGDPWIRARERSAKFREHYTALTEHFLQAGHCPHDEVPAQVNALMRNWVTEYIVPR
- a CDS encoding SemiSWEET transporter; this encodes MKSIELLGLIAGTLTTSAFLPQFLKTWRAKSAKDLSLTMLVTFNLGVLLWLIYGICINSLSVILANMVTLILTSMNTYLKLKYR